From Halomicrobium urmianum, the proteins below share one genomic window:
- a CDS encoding XF1762 family protein, whose product MSEPKQTKNVGTIAEPPSPSSVDDLELVREREKAPINEFLEQRHPLGGVPGWKACFSARYRGSIVAVVVVGRPVARMADDGTELSITRYCRRDDRPANTGSWLIARARDWARLEGFDTFSANSGVAGNYGTVYEAAGFECTQVRQADGSGWLSHGEDRDTWEDYERRKWVYQLRPDNTPVPDGDSDE is encoded by the coding sequence ATGAGTGAGCCAAAGCAGACGAAGAATGTCGGCACGATCGCGGAGCCGCCGAGCCCCTCGTCGGTCGACGACCTTGAGCTCGTGCGCGAGCGAGAGAAGGCACCGATCAATGAGTTTCTGGAACAGCGCCATCCGCTCGGCGGTGTCCCCGGCTGGAAAGCGTGCTTCTCCGCTCGGTATCGCGGTAGCATCGTCGCCGTGGTGGTCGTCGGTCGCCCGGTCGCTCGCATGGCGGACGACGGGACGGAGTTGAGCATCACGCGCTACTGTCGCCGCGACGACCGCCCGGCGAACACGGGCTCGTGGCTCATCGCCCGCGCCCGCGATTGGGCTCGCCTGGAGGGCTTCGATACGTTTAGCGCCAATTCAGGCGTCGCCGGGAACTACGGAACAGTCTACGAGGCAGCGGGTTTCGAGTGTACCCAAGTGAGGCAGGCGGACGGTTCCGGCTGGCTCTCCCACGGCGAGGACCGCGACACGTGGGAGGACTACGAGAGGCGGAAATGGGTGTATCAGCTCAGGCCCGACAACACTCCCGTTCCGGACGGTGATAGCGATGAGTAA
- a CDS encoding phage terminase large subunit family protein: MNLIEYLKENNDLRGVYHVDCGECGADAHIVGANRFKESHDDATFCPYCGAEADDETVLLIDEHEQAEKFDPNYEP; the protein is encoded by the coding sequence ATGAACCTGATAGAGTACCTCAAAGAGAACAACGACCTCCGCGGCGTCTATCACGTCGACTGCGGCGAGTGCGGCGCTGACGCCCATATCGTCGGGGCGAACCGCTTCAAGGAGAGCCACGACGACGCGACGTTCTGCCCGTACTGCGGCGCGGAGGCGGACGACGAGACGGTCCTACTGATCGACGAGCACGAACAGGCGGAGAAGTTCGACCCGAACTACGAGCCATGA
- a CDS encoding site-specific integrase, translated as MPESDEYRCWLSQNEQEELIDHLSEKPQRQLAVRGMLHGLRSDELQWVRTDSIRRLDTEPEAYKLRVRGGKTGYREAPVSTKMKEQMVMLKNARGIRKDDELIQATGRTVRRWVSRAGEELAEKLEDDDWCHVSPHDLRRTWATTTYYALDSHYAVDCIMRWGGWSDRDTFVNNYLGRETDELAVEMMDEANLR; from the coding sequence ATGCCAGAAAGCGACGAGTATCGATGCTGGTTGTCGCAGAACGAGCAGGAGGAACTGATCGATCACCTGTCGGAGAAGCCTCAGCGCCAGCTGGCCGTGCGCGGGATGCTCCACGGGCTCCGGTCGGACGAACTCCAGTGGGTACGAACGGACAGCATCCGCCGGCTCGACACGGAGCCCGAGGCGTACAAGCTGCGCGTCCGCGGCGGCAAGACCGGGTACCGCGAGGCGCCGGTCTCGACGAAGATGAAGGAGCAGATGGTGATGCTCAAAAACGCTCGCGGGATCCGGAAGGACGACGAACTGATCCAAGCGACGGGTCGGACCGTTCGCCGCTGGGTCAGTCGGGCCGGCGAGGAGCTGGCAGAGAAGCTCGAGGACGACGACTGGTGCCACGTTTCTCCGCACGATCTCCGGCGCACCTGGGCGACGACGACGTACTACGCACTCGACTCGCACTACGCCGTCGATTGCATCATGCGCTGGGGAGGCTGGTCTGATCGAGACACGTTCGTGAACAACTATCTGGGCCGTGAGACGGACGAACTCGCGGTCGAGATGATGGACGAAGCCAACCTCAGATAG
- a CDS encoding winged helix-turn-helix domain-containing protein, with the protein MNAIEDAFDWLFGQDSMGRLRADWMTGSDDRILEFLEDTGAGHSLRGIENNFAERGQSISYTTLKRRIPKLEEAGLIYEIEGEGSYYAITEKGEDYLREEEDLRDEPEPHV; encoded by the coding sequence ATGAATGCTATCGAAGACGCTTTTGACTGGCTTTTTGGCCAAGACAGTATGGGCCGTCTCCGGGCAGACTGGATGACTGGGAGTGACGATCGTATTCTGGAGTTCCTCGAAGACACGGGGGCCGGCCACAGTCTGCGCGGGATTGAGAACAACTTCGCGGAGAGGGGCCAGTCCATCTCCTACACTACTCTCAAGAGAAGAATCCCCAAGTTGGAGGAAGCTGGCTTGATCTATGAGATCGAAGGAGAGGGATCTTACTATGCGATTACTGAGAAAGGAGAGGACTATCTCCGCGAGGAGGAGGATCTCCGCGACGAACCCGAGCCTCACGTCTGA
- a CDS encoding tyrosine-type recombinase/integrase, with product MSAPVEDPSELSVREVYEMFLDAKQLDYTDETLRDYETRLRQFVEWAEDQEAIETVGDLSGWHLEQFKLFRQGQDLAPTTIKGQMAACKVFLEYAAGIEAVDEMLPYKVNIPKLEQSEETSDVRLDADRAFRLIQHYRDSPTEYASERHVALELAWFTGARLGALRALDLDDYRSDDQILWFRHRLPSTPLKKKEHGERPVAVPDPVCEVIDAYLEGVRYDKRDEHGRDPLLSGRQGRPAASTLQTWVYQATIPCAAAPCPHDEDPRSCDWTARNTASSCPSSRSPHQVRTGSITWQLNSGLSYEAVAERVNSDPDTLRRYYDKADDVERLEQRRREFVDRLEFDPDDQD from the coding sequence TTGAGTGCGCCCGTCGAGGATCCGAGTGAGCTGTCGGTCCGCGAGGTCTACGAGATGTTCCTCGACGCGAAGCAGCTCGACTACACGGACGAGACGCTCCGCGACTACGAGACCCGCCTTCGCCAGTTCGTCGAGTGGGCCGAGGACCAGGAGGCGATCGAGACCGTCGGCGACCTCTCGGGCTGGCACCTGGAGCAGTTCAAGCTGTTCCGGCAGGGGCAGGACCTCGCTCCAACGACGATCAAGGGCCAGATGGCGGCGTGCAAGGTCTTCCTCGAGTACGCCGCCGGCATCGAGGCCGTCGACGAGATGTTGCCCTACAAGGTCAACATCCCGAAGCTGGAGCAGAGCGAGGAGACCTCCGACGTCCGCCTCGACGCCGATCGCGCGTTCCGGCTAATCCAGCACTACCGTGATTCGCCGACTGAGTACGCCAGCGAGCGTCACGTCGCACTGGAACTGGCCTGGTTCACGGGTGCGCGGCTTGGTGCCCTCCGAGCGCTCGATCTCGACGACTACCGGTCGGACGACCAGATCCTCTGGTTCCGCCACCGGTTGCCGTCGACGCCGCTGAAAAAGAAGGAGCACGGCGAGCGTCCAGTCGCTGTTCCGGACCCCGTGTGCGAGGTGATCGACGCTTACCTGGAGGGCGTCCGCTACGACAAGCGCGACGAGCACGGTCGCGATCCGCTACTGTCTGGTCGCCAGGGACGCCCGGCGGCGTCGACGCTCCAGACCTGGGTTTACCAGGCTACGATTCCGTGCGCGGCTGCTCCGTGCCCGCACGACGAGGATCCGCGGTCTTGCGACTGGACCGCGCGCAACACTGCCAGTAGCTGCCCGTCCTCCCGATCTCCCCATCAGGTGCGTACGGGCAGCATCACCTGGCAGCTGAACAGTGGCCTCTCCTACGAGGCCGTGGCGGAGCGCGTCAACTCTGACCCTGATACGCTCCGTCGCTACTACGACAAGGCCGACGACGTTGAGCGGCTCGAGCAGCGTCGTCGGGAGTTTGTCGACCGACTGGAGTTCGATCCCGATGATCAGGACTAA
- a CDS encoding DUF7845 domain-containing protein, translating into MIVEEENPIGLETHGLGQNLLWEDHGLSPYWGVVSVFEPDHDETLGPFEACGETWEIVGAKHWNGQLAHPENPDEFEDGLYEYQYKLEAVDDWGDRDAVFQFRPGFPDAMNVHSGNPIQSMPDDCPESIRVQSITTNLSVDESLELLQALADHIGLNPDYFHENPHPYSSIYQFERYGRLDRAVAQDHLTGSGGIIDEIADFAKDQRGRGEYKWDHEEIEGHYQSVAIDPDTWDLLLEDQSYGKHFKCYHPFHVRSESTDRDDDPLADPKIEMSYSSEYHPGESLDWHERDEVVSELDEAVHNILYWADVPVTPDADVWTDEDPYFDGNAGDAVELVSNPLPDLRDATEHHVESEFVRADVTDTDLEIAKVLTDGGNQHYEELAENADASTSAVYRLLDKFSALLESDNGIVKFIDDATRQHATDILEQVRETTEWAGDAIREVVDRDSLLRGEGTSALEKWMQRHGIKLVNSQRDRIRLKLGRRVGERELMKILRSGLEAAEGSGIPTEKIRNGLIDWVDRDGNPRKGWQIVVDGSILRKGGGDPYDSVSFTGTPDGNVNKSG; encoded by the coding sequence ATGATCGTAGAGGAGGAGAACCCGATCGGCCTCGAGACTCACGGTCTGGGCCAGAACCTTCTCTGGGAGGATCACGGCCTCTCTCCGTACTGGGGCGTCGTCAGTGTCTTCGAGCCCGATCACGACGAGACTCTCGGCCCGTTCGAGGCCTGCGGCGAAACTTGGGAGATCGTCGGTGCCAAGCACTGGAACGGTCAGCTCGCCCATCCCGAGAATCCCGATGAGTTCGAAGACGGACTCTACGAATATCAGTACAAGCTCGAGGCTGTCGACGACTGGGGAGACCGTGACGCTGTTTTCCAGTTCCGGCCCGGCTTTCCCGACGCGATGAACGTCCACTCCGGGAACCCGATCCAGTCGATGCCTGACGACTGCCCGGAGTCAATTCGCGTCCAGTCCATCACGACAAACCTCTCAGTCGACGAGTCGCTCGAGTTGCTTCAGGCACTCGCTGATCACATCGGCCTGAACCCGGATTACTTCCACGAAAATCCGCACCCGTACTCCAGCATCTACCAGTTCGAACGCTACGGGCGTCTCGATCGGGCTGTCGCGCAGGATCACCTGACCGGGTCCGGCGGCATCATCGACGAGATTGCCGACTTCGCAAAGGATCAGCGCGGCCGTGGCGAGTACAAGTGGGACCACGAGGAGATTGAGGGCCACTACCAGAGCGTCGCGATCGATCCCGATACTTGGGACCTATTGCTTGAGGATCAGTCCTACGGTAAGCATTTCAAGTGCTATCACCCATTCCACGTTCGTTCAGAGAGTACGGACCGCGACGATGATCCGCTCGCCGATCCGAAGATCGAGATGTCCTATTCCAGTGAGTACCACCCCGGCGAGTCTCTCGACTGGCACGAGCGCGACGAGGTCGTCTCTGAGCTCGACGAGGCCGTCCACAACATCCTCTACTGGGCTGACGTTCCCGTCACGCCCGACGCGGACGTCTGGACCGACGAAGATCCCTACTTCGACGGCAACGCTGGCGACGCGGTCGAACTCGTCTCAAATCCGCTGCCTGACCTCCGCGATGCAACCGAGCATCACGTCGAAAGCGAGTTCGTTCGCGCTGACGTCACCGATACCGACCTCGAGATCGCGAAGGTCCTCACCGATGGCGGGAACCAGCACTACGAGGAACTCGCCGAGAACGCCGACGCCAGCACGTCGGCTGTCTACCGTCTCCTCGATAAGTTCTCCGCGCTCCTGGAGTCAGACAACGGGATCGTCAAGTTCATCGACGACGCTACGCGCCAGCACGCGACGGATATCCTCGAGCAGGTCCGCGAAACGACCGAATGGGCCGGAGACGCGATTCGTGAGGTCGTCGATCGGGATTCGCTGCTTCGTGGCGAAGGCACCTCTGCCCTTGAGAAGTGGATGCAGCGCCACGGGATCAAACTTGTCAACAGCCAGCGAGACCGTATTCGCCTCAAGCTCGGTCGGCGTGTCGGCGAGCGAGAGCTTATGAAGATTCTCCGCTCCGGGCTCGAGGCCGCCGAGGGCTCTGGTATCCCCACCGAGAAGATCAGGAACGGCCTGATTGACTGGGTCGACCGCGACGGCAATCCCCGGAAGGGCTGGCAGATCGTCGTCGACGGCAGCATCCTCAGGAAGGGCGGGGGCGACCCCTACGATTCAGTTTCGTTTACTGGCACGCCTGACGGGAACGTGAATAAGAGCGGCTGA
- a CDS encoding twin-arginine translocation signal domain-containing protein, with protein MTDEDPNELRQRVREQEERIEQLESMVKRMMPNRRDVLKAGGAAAGAGLLGFGAGTASGSDTSSRRAGAPGDEVDVYLDELKDPSGDVVADVDDTGAVEFLRPVSVEEMANGWFYAGAYDGSDPDSRLDNALSDAPSEGSLIFLEPMEYSSNRSFGGITLVGTGIRYQDSTYVTGDWTVSGPETAVERVWLGGSITVDQPDCLLTKIRGNGSITFSSGTSGGVADTIVGVPVTDNGSNTIGTTS; from the coding sequence ATGACCGACGAAGATCCCAACGAACTGCGACAGCGAGTTCGCGAACAGGAGGAGCGAATCGAGCAGCTGGAGAGCATGGTCAAGCGGATGATGCCGAACCGGCGAGACGTACTGAAGGCCGGCGGAGCGGCGGCAGGCGCTGGTCTGCTCGGCTTCGGGGCTGGAACGGCATCCGGATCGGATACGTCCTCACGTCGTGCCGGAGCGCCGGGCGACGAGGTCGACGTCTACCTCGACGAACTGAAGGATCCCAGCGGGGATGTCGTCGCCGACGTCGACGATACGGGCGCAGTCGAATTCCTGCGACCGGTCAGTGTAGAAGAGATGGCCAACGGATGGTTCTATGCTGGCGCGTACGATGGGTCTGATCCTGACAGTAGATTAGATAACGCGCTATCTGACGCTCCGAGCGAAGGGAGTCTTATCTTTCTTGAGCCGATGGAATATTCTTCTAATCGATCATTCGGTGGTATTACGCTGGTCGGTACAGGGATCAGATATCAAGATTCAACATACGTAACTGGGGATTGGACAGTCTCTGGGCCTGAGACGGCTGTTGAACGGGTCTGGCTGGGCGGCTCAATCACAGTCGATCAGCCTGATTGTTTACTCACTAAGATCCGTGGCAACGGTTCGATAACATTTAGCTCTGGAACCTCGGGTGGTGTGGCGGATACGATAGTGGGGGTGCCAGTGACAGACAACGGATCAAACACCATTGGCACTACCTCATAG